The DNA segment CTTCGCCAGCGCCACGGCCTGCTCGCCCATGGCCTTGCGCGTCGCATCGCTGATGAAGGGCGACGGCGCCTCCTCGATCACCTTCTGGTGGCGGCGCTGGATCGAGCATTCGCGCTCGTTCAGGTAGATCACGTTGCCGTGTGCGTCGCCCAGCACCTGGATCTCGATGTGGCGCGGCTGCTGCACGAACTTCTCGATGAAGATGCGGTCGTCGCCGAAGCTGTTGCGGGCCTCGTTCTGGCAGGCGGTGAAGCCTTCGAGCGCTTCCTTGTCGTTGTAGGCCACGCGCAGGCCCTTGCCGCCCCCGCCGGCCGAGGCCTTGATCATCACCGGGTAGCCGATGTCGCGCGCGATCTCCACCGCGCGTTCGGCCGACTCGATGGCGTCGTTCCAGCCCGGGATGGTGTTGACCTTCGCCTCGTTGGCGAGCTTCTTGGACGCGATCTTGTCGCCCATGGCCGCGATCGAATGCGCCTTCGGGCCGATGAAGGCGATGCCTTCGTCCTCGCAGCGCTGCGCGAAGGCCTCGTTCTCCGACAGGAATCCATAGCCCGGGTGGATCGCCTGCGCGCCCGTCTGCTTCGCGGCCGCGATGATGCGGTCCGCCAGCAGGTAGGACTCGCGCGAGGGCGCCGCGCCGATGTGCACGGCCTCGTCTGCCAGCCTCACGTGGCGGGCGTCCTTGTCGGCATCGGAATACACGGCCACCGTGGCGATGCCCATGCGGCGGGCGGTGGCAATGACACGGCAGGCGATCTCGCCGCGGTTGGCAATGAGGATTTTGGTGAACATGGTGCGTCGAAAATGGGGTTGCGGGCGGACGTGGATGCAGGTGGCGGGCAGGCGATCAGGAGGTCCGGTCGATGGTCGGGCTCATGTCCTCCATCCAGAGGACGTTGTCCGAATACGACTGCAGGTCCGGCGACAGGCTGGCTGCGGAACCGGACACCCAGACCTCCTTGTGCAGTTCGGACTTCACGTAGGAGATCGCGTCCTCGAAATCGCCGTCTCCCGCGGAAAGGATCAGCCGGTCGTACACGTTCTGCGCGGCCAGCTTGATGATCAGCGTGGCGATGCCCACGTCCACGCCCTTCTGGACCCACCGGTCGGACGAGTGGCCGCATGCCGCGCAGCTCATGTGCATCCTCTTGAGCTTGTAGAGCTGCACGCGGAACTTCGGCCCATGGGGCGGCGCGGTCTTGATCCACGAATGGAACGCGTTCTGCGCATCCGTGGCAGGGTCGCTCACGGAGTTCAGGTAGTAGCTCTCGCGGATCGGCCCGCCGTTCAGCCGGGTGATCTCGTTCTTCAGCTTGAGGTAGTCGAAGGGCCTGCTCTTGCCGTAGTTGAAGAGGTAGGCTCCATCGACGATCCAGACGGTTTTCATAGAATTCTTTACGAGCTGGTCAATGGCCGATGGCAAGCGGTTTCATAATTTTTCGGAATCATTTATTTGCTTGGCAAATTTTCTTTCAAACAAAATCTATCATCCGCGAAATTCAAGCATCTCGTCCAATGCCTCAATCCAACGGGGCAAGTAGCTTTGATCAAGGCCGAATGATCCTTGAAGCGTCGGACCATCGGGAGAATTCTTCAGAGTGTAATGCGCAAAAATATGTCCCACAGAATTAGCAACCGACATGGTCAGAGAAAAATTAGGTTCGACGCCCGAGAAGGTTATGGAGTCAATATCCCTTCCCCCATAAGCCAGTGACTCATAAAACCGAGAAATATTGCTTCTGAATTCAGCAATCTCAGAAGGCATAGCCAGCCAATTGACCCTACCACTGAAATTTCCGTCCATTACTTTAACATCCAATTTCAGCCAATCCATGTATGGTCCGCCATTCCCTTCCGTTTGACGGGACAAAGGCTCCATGCTGAATTTCAAATCATCGAAGTCGATATCTAGCATGATCACTTATACAAAAAATGGGTGATTGTCCAGTCAGACTCCCGAACCACAACCTCTAGATTATATTTTTGAGGTATGTATCTCACTTCGGATCGCCCATTGATCATCACCTTAGTTTTACGTAGCTTGAGCATTTCCGCACGGTACATGAACAACCCCTTTACCCCTTGAGGATCAGCTTTTCTTGCTCCAAATCTGATGGCCGCGCTGAGGATGTGCAGTGGCACATACCGACCTGGCTCCAACATATGCCGTGCAGCCGTTTCTGTAAATTTCAACTGCGTCGCGCTAGGCGAGAGCAATTTTTGGGTCAGCAGTCGGGCAAACCTCTGCATCATGGCGGCGCCAGCGGTAGTGACTCCTGTTACCCCCCTTTTACGAGCTATCCAACCCAACCGGCCGATCTTTAAGACAACTCCACCAATGATTAAGACATCGAGAGGATCAACCAGGGGCTCCTCTAACGGAAGCTCTTCCATTGCAACCACATCACCGAGGTAGTTGTATATATGCCATACGCCCCGAGCGCCCTCATAGGCGTAACCGATACAACCGCCCATGCGTTCGTCAACGATCGCATTGGCTTCCCTTGGCACGGAGGGCGGACGAATCTCAAAAACATCCTCCAAGCCGGGTGGAACAGCATGTGGAACAGGCCTTCCTACCTCTTCCGTCACTCGATTTTCTTGCAAACCACTGCCCTCATATACTTATCAATTATTGAATTGCGAAAAATTTCTTACGAGTCTGTGCCGCAGATTTTCAATCTCATTATTTCCGTATCATCAGGAGGCTGCGGCAAGGCGTTTACGGGCCTCTTGCTACAGGATCACGTCGATGGATCCCCTGGCTGCTGGCCACGAAATGGTTGACAAAAAGTTCGAACTCTCGCGCGGCGAGCCTTTTTGCGTCGGTCAAATGATCCGATCAGGAAGTAGTGGCCGGGATAGATCGACTGAGCGCCGATCTGCTTCGCGGCCGCGATGATCCGGTCGGCAAGCAGGTACGACTCACGCGAGGGCGCCGCGCTAATGCGCACGGCCTCGTAGACCAGCTTCACGTGACGGGGTTCCTTGTCGGCATCGGAATACACGCCCACGGTAGCGATGTCCCTGCGGCGGGTGGTGGCGATCACGCGGCAGGCGATTTCGCCGCGGTTGGCAATGAGGACTCTTTTAAACATTTCAAACCTTTGTCGTTCGATTTATTAAGTCAATCGCCAAGTTAAGAAGATCCTGAGCCTCGTCAATGTCGTACATCTTGTCGGGATGCTGCGTTGGATTGCGGAAATTCTTTCTAATATGGCGGGATTGCTCCATATATTCGTCAGAAGGTTTGTTTGGAAGAGATTTCAGCTTATTCTCATAGTCTCCCCAGGTTCCATTGCCTGGCACAACAGCATCCCCTGATAATTTTCGATATAAAGCCGCGACTATGCTTTCGCAGGCACGCATAAGATGGAATGCTGCTGCGGTTGGGCATTCCAAAACAATACATTTGCATGCTTGCCTCAAATCAAACCGGACGATCTCATCCAAGTCCACAAAGACATCTTTTGCAAAAAGGCTACCGACGTCGTTTAATAAT comes from the Paracidovorax avenae ATCC 19860 genome and includes:
- a CDS encoding NYN domain-containing protein; its protein translation is MKTVWIVDGAYLFNYGKSRPFDYLKLKNEITRLNGGPIRESYYLNSVSDPATDAQNAFHSWIKTAPPHGPKFRVQLYKLKRMHMSCAACGHSSDRWVQKGVDVGIATLIIKLAAQNVYDRLILSAGDGDFEDAISYVKSELHKEVWVSGSAASLSPDLQSYSDNVLWMEDMSPTIDRTS
- a CDS encoding WapI family immunity protein, giving the protein MLDIDFDDLKFSMEPLSRQTEGNGGPYMDWLKLDVKVMDGNFSGRVNWLAMPSEIAEFRSNISRFYESLAYGGRDIDSITFSGVEPNFSLTMSVANSVGHIFAHYTLKNSPDGPTLQGSFGLDQSYLPRWIEALDEMLEFRG